The Leishmania infantum JPCM5 genome chromosome 28 sequence caccagtacaccagtacaccagtacaccagtacaccagtacaccagtacaccagtacaccagtacaccagtacaccagtacaccagtacaccagtacaccagtacaccagtacaccgtcacgcccccgtcctgttggagagggtgtcgctgtgcaaggaatcagtggagaaaaaaaccctaaccctaaccctaaccctaaccctaaccctaaccctaaccctaaccctaaccctaaccctaaccctaaccctaaccctaaccctaaccgTCCCCCCGCAACCATAAACGCAACCGTGCACGTACATGTGATCGCAGCCATGCCTTTTGAGGGTTTTGCCGTATTAAGTATTAGCCACAGGTGATTTGGCGCAGAAAGAATGTAGCGGAGAACCTTTACGGCGTAAGCGATCACAGACGCTGATGATAGCCACACAGGTGGCACTGAGGATGTAGGGCGGAATGCGTTGTGGGAGAACTGCGCTGGGCCACACAATAGCGAGCTTTTTGTGacctgcagcacggcggtTTTTATCGCTTGCCGCATAAAAACCCCAATGGTTCTCCTAGGCAACGATAAAGGGCATGAGCAAAAACGCTCAGCGAGCGTTGCACAGGAACTCCTAAAAGGATAACAGCATCATCAGCAAAGGAAAGGGCTCGGGATAACACGCCGTACAGGCCGTCAGGCTTTTCACAGCCTTTTCAGGGAGCACTGAAATGATATTGGGGGGTACAAACGGCAAAATGGTGCTCCGGAAGAGGTTGGTAAACCGAAATCCTCGGCGCCGAAGCTGCGTAAGAACGCGGCTGTCGCATGTGGCCACCAGTCGCATAGGGGAGCGTCAATGCAGACTGCTTATTGGGACTCTTATGGTTGCAGAACGGAGTAGCGTGCCAGCGATAAAGGAGAAGCTCACCAAAGCCGTTGTAATGCTTCGTGGCGTTGACGATGGCACCGCTGTCGAGCTCACGGTGCTGCAAAAACCGTCGCAGAGTCCATGGCGAGCTATAATCTTTGACagtggcgtcggagcgagACGTGGCCTCGCATGCGCTGAGCCGCGCCCGCACCTCAAGCTTAGCCCGTGCACAGAAACATGTGGGCCTTTGTGCCGCACAGCTGACGGCGCTGTAGATTCagcggctggcgcagcaACGCGTGCAGCGCAAACTTATCGTTTGTGTGTATCTGGTgcccctcttcttcgtccTTGTTCTGCCCGCGCGTTGCCAATGCTGTGCGACTAGCCGCGCACCAGCCAGACAGGGATCGCCCGCAGAGATGAAAGAAGATTTTACGGACTTGCCGAACTGTGTTGTCGCAAACCAAGACGAAGGATGATGGCCACCGTCCATTTGTCCACGGCTTCAGACTGTGAATCggagtgcggcggcagccagcGACGTGACGTGCAGCGGTCGCGAGAGACTTTGGGACGCTGCCATTTTGGATGGGAAGCTCGATGGCAGCATTTGGGCGTGCGCCTCCCACCTATAGGAGCACCGCTTGCTTTTGCCAGCCGCACCCCGTCGTCACCGAGCATTTTCCCAGCCTGCACAGACCCGGCGATGTGAGGTTGTGGCGCCCATATATACAGCAGCATGTTCTTCGAATGCCCTTGCTATGCGATGAATACGCAGTGAATAAGGGTGGTGATCTCGGCGACATCCATGGTAGACGAAAACTAACACAGTTGCTGGCATGAGTGCCGCAGCATAGCGCACACTGGTCGACAACGGTTGAGGGCGGCAATGCTGACCACCATGCGTTGCACTCAACGGGAGTTTATCATGTAGCCCCCCTCCGCAAATGAAACGACGCCGCAATGGGTGGCCAAGTATATTCGAAGTGTGATGCACGCATACCAAAGGTGAGGCGGCCGCCAACATTTTTCACGGGGGAAAACTCTGAACTTATCGAACAGCAAAACCCTACGCTGGCTGAGGACCGTAATGACTATGTTTCTTCCCGATCGATTTGTTGCGTATTaggggagagaggtggcGTGCCAGGATGAAGGCGCACAAAAAGCTTTGGCGAGCACTATGTATGTGTAGCGGTTATCTCATGAAGGAAATCAAGCCACACGTTGTCATACTTTGTTTCCTGGTGCGTTCGCAGGATCCCCAGGGAACGCCCGGTTTTCGTGCGTTGTCGTCGAAGGCGTGgcccgcaccccccccctcctggACACGGCGGCGCTCAAGGCTCCCGCGGGCCAGAGCTCACCAAAAGGCCGCACATACGTCGCTAACATCCCCAGGAATGTCATTCTTTTGGCCCTCGGTAGCATTAATGGTGAATacaagcgcgtgcgcgggcaGTCGGAAGTATGGGGGCTATGAGCCGAAAATCGCGTGACTGCGGAGGTGCTCGGATACCGTTCATTGCCCACGTCTTGAGGTGGCTGCCGAAAGGAAGCGCTGAGGTTGCATACATCACTAACATCCCGCACTTCTGTTTGATCAAGGCATTGCATCTTCGAAAACGGGTACAAGTCGTCGGCTTCACGCCAGCCCTCGTTTATGATCCTTGGCGCTTTGCCTGTATCTCGTCTTGGATCACCTTAACTTGGCCTCCTCTGTGAGTCACCTGCACTTCCTTCTTTGCCTCATCGTGATGCTGCCTTTCCGTTTATAAGGAAACCACAAGTCCCTTTACCTTTTCTCCTTCGAAACGTCGGCTCACAGTATAGCGGTTTACGGTTCTGGAAGGAATGATGAACCCGTCGCTGTCATCTGGATCCGGTTCGATGTGAGATTGGGATGCTGCGTACTTTTCCCGTTCACTGTCAAGATAGTTGTCCAGGTATCTGGTTATGCATTGCCGCCTGTTGGTTACCGCTCGTATAAATGCATGGCCCATCGTTTTCTCTCGAAAAGCGGTATGTTTGGCTTTGATGCCGCTCATAGGTGTGATTAATGCTTTTCATCTTGACGAAGAGATTCTCGGGTACTGTTCGCAGTGTATTTGACATTAGCATGACTGCACGGAGCTTTGTTTCGGCCTGGCAAAGCTGATGAGGTTTCATGACTACAGTACTACTCTCATACCGCTTCTCTTcatcccttttttttttggtgctGATGGTTTGGGTGATTCTTTCACCTAATTTTGTGGATTCTTGGCATGCGTTTGAACCTGTGCTTCTGCCGGCATCAAATTACTATTGTAGGCTGGCAACCACTCAGATCATTAGCGGACTGTGTAGAATGAAATAATGCGCAGAGTACATTTGTGGACGCTGCGCGGGTGCCAGCATCGACGGCTTACTCTTCGACCGGAGTCGACCCTTGATCCGGCGCGGTATCCTCTCGGCTATGTTCCTGTGGACGGAAGTGAGTCGATTGATTCGGTGTATGCGCTACTAAAGCGAGGTCACTTTGTGGCACCGCTGAATCGAATCGAGGTGATCCACAAGGTAAGTGTGGGAGCGCGGGCGTTGTGTAGATCGGAGTACCCCATTGTCTCGGCGCAAGATGTGCTGACGTTGCACCTGCGAGAAAAAGAGATCCTCGGTCGTGTTCTCATTCGCCGAGACTTTTGGACGCTCGATGATTTCAACGACGCCGAGCTGAATCAAAGTTTCGGTGTACAGAACCTGTACTTTGATAACTACAAGTGGTCTCAAGTTCTGTGGCGGCGCTTTCAGGCATATGTAGAGGAGTATTTTCCGGTATCagagcacacgcacctgctATACAGCGAGTATGTGCAGCTGGTACGCAGTTTCTCCTCGTTTGAGCAGGGGACGTTGGTGAAGCCGGCGCTGCCAAAGTCTGTCCGGTTGCACTTGCCCTATGGTGCACTGCCGCCTAGCAAATTTACCCAGGAGCCGATCTTGCTGCTCAAGAACTGGCTTCAAAATTTTCGTGGGCCCCTCATGCTGCACAAGGCCCTTGTTCTCAATGCCGGCTCAGGTGTTGTGGCGTTTGCAACAAAGGTTTGCCATGTGCCGATGGTGCGCGGAGTGGACTCGCGGCCTCGGTTCATCGAAGCATGTCGGAAGGATGCCGCTCGCTCGCCAAAGCTGTCGAATGTCAGCTTTCAGGTGGCGGAGTTGTTTCCGGAAGTCACTGACGAGATGAGGGAAGGGTCCCGAAAGGGCAAATACGACCTTGTGATTTTTTACCCGGATGAGGAGATTGTGTCCGCGCTGTGGGAGGGTGAGAACGACGCATTTGCGCCAACTGCACAGGGCTATGCCGGGAAACTAGAGGAATTCTTCGAGAAGGTATCTCCGCATCTTACGGAGAACGGTGTGATCGCAGTGTGCTGTACGAATATCCACGCGTTGTTGTTTCCGGACTACCCACACCCCATCGAGTATGAGGTGAAAATCAATCGCCGATTTGTTATCCTGGACTATTATGACACTCCGGCACGGTACTCTGGCAATATTCGCACAAAGTTTTTGGAGCCGGCTATTGAATGCCATCCCGAGTTGAAGAGGAAGCTGCGCTCCGAGCTGTGGATTCTGCACAGGACTGAGTCGATTGGTCACTTTGGGTTCATTCACGGCATTCCTGGCGCCAAGCCGCCGAGTATGGAAAAATGGCGGACGAAGAATATGGGGCTGGAGCGGCAGAAAGCGTTGAAGGATCACGTGCGCTTGATGGGCGGTGACTGGGGGGACTACAAGAGTCGCCTTATCAGGATGCTCCAGGAGCAAACAGATGAGCCGGAAGACGATGTAGCGGAGGCTGTTCGGATGACTCTAGACCCAACGTATCCAGCGATTCTGGCGGAGCGCGCTCGCAAGGCGGTGGAGATGCGcgagaaagacagagaggaaTTTCACCGCTCTGTAGCCCTCGAGTACTGCGACTGCTCTCCGAGAGAGGCGTTTAGGAGGAGAAACGTCTCATCGTGAAACTGCTATTCGTGGATGTGCGTATATAAGATACTCTTCGCATGCATtgctttttttgtgtgtgtgtgtcttctcaTAATTGTGTAGTGGTTTGTTCTTGCGGATAGCGTTCAAATTCTTGTGGAAGTTCCATGCCTCTCAAACCGACTCAGCGAAGGAGCGGAAGTAGCTTCTTCACTCTCGGATGACATTGCTGGCAATCATGTCTCTTACTCCGGACGTGCTTGAATAAGACTCAAGTGACGCTGCATGAAGCTGGACGACTTTCGTCTCATGGTCGACTCTGTTGCTGGTGTTTCAGTCTACCCTGCTTTTTTGTCTTTCCCCTTTCTTTTCGGTGCTTCTCTATGGGCTTTTCAACCTCTCAAGACATTAGCTGATAATAGGTgccgtgtttttttttttgcgtttcAACTCTCAGAATACGCAAAAGACGAGGTATTTTTTTTCTACTCTCCAGTCCCACTTCTTCAAGTGTTGCAGCCGGCGTATCGCAAGGAACTCTTTAGCATAGTGTGGTGAGTGTTTGGTCTGGGCGCTTGAGTCTTTTGATCCGTAcctcgtttttctttgtttctgTAGATACTCTTCGATTTGAAGGAGCTGTTCGCAACCGCAGCCATGGAGGTGGTTGAGGAGTTCTTGCGTCTTCGTCGTGAGGGCAAGGGCGAAGAGGCATACAAGCTTTTAGCGCCAGGTGCATCTATGGGTTGCCCGTGGGGCGGAATGCACCATGGCCCGCGCGTTCACACTCTGCTCATAGATGAGGCGCGATTCGCCAAAAAGGGATATCTCGACCCGGTGCCCATCGAGAAGATTGATGAAGGAACTTACCAACGAAAGTTTCAGTGGGATAGAGGAATGGCAGAGTTCGGGAATAGCGGCTTTCGCTTTCTTGGGGTGCTGCCGATGTGGAGAGAGCTTTACTTTGTGCGGGATGGCAAAATTGGCCTGGTGACTTCCGATAAGATGCTGAAGAGGAGGTCACTGATCCATGCACTTttcggtgctggtggtgtATAAGCAGAGTGACGGGGATGCCATCTTCGACTTCGATTACGTGTCTTTTGTGCACCTCAGCGTCATTGTTGTTGGCGTGTCGCCGGCAGTCGTGCTGTGTtgcttttgttttgttttcgcttcTGTGTTACAGTCGCCGCTCAGGCAACGCAGCCATTGTACATCTACTACTCTAGAAAGGCTCTTTGGTTTGGAGGAACAATGAATAGCGGAGTAGGGAATGCGGGCGTTGTCAATATGTGATGCCTTATCGTGAAAGGTTGCCCTGAGGTGCGCCTTTTGCGGCTCTACGTTGGTAGGTGTGAGCTGTTCTGGCTAAAATCTCGCGGTGCGCAATGTATGTCAATGCCGGAGTTGGAAATTGATTCTGCAACTAGGAAGTGGTTTTGGCGTGCTCTGGCAAGTGAAGAGCAAAGGCACAACAGCTTTTCATTCCTGATCGAATCTACattcctttttgtttgcccgctctctctctgtgcttctTGATCTTTGTGGTTTGGCTCTGTAGAGAGAAGTGTTGCTGCCGTGCCAGAAATGAAGCGGAGCCGGCGAGCGACGCAGCAGGAGGATGTGATGCGGGCGCTCAAGGAaggcgtgcaggcgctgaGTGTCTCGAGCACGCTCTCCAGAAAGGACCTTGTTTGCAGAGGAGACCACGCACGTGCAATACAGGAATTCCTTGAAGATGAGAAGCATCACACGATGCAGATATTTGGAATGCCTGGTACAGGCAAGACAGCCACCGTAAACTTTGCACTGGCGCAAGTGGCGTCGCGACGGGGTGCGCAACCGACAGCCGTCTTTCTTAACGGCTTTGTCGTTCAAAAGAGCTCTGATATCTACTATACCCTCCATCATCACTTAACGAAGGCGAGACTCGGTGCGGTGGAGCCATGCCCGTTAGCGCAATGCGCTCCGCGCATTGAAAAGCGCTTCCGGCACGGGTGGGTCGGCAAGCCTCCTGCTCTGTGCGTAATTGTAGTCGATGAGGTGGATAAAATTTTGGAAAAACATTCCAAGGCACTTTTCAAAGTAGTCGATTGGCTTACTCTCCCGTACGCGAACTGCAAGCTGATCACCATCTCCAACAGCATGGAACTGCAACTTGATGCGAAAACGAAGAGCCGTCTCGGTGTGGTAAATCAGCTCGTGTTCTCGTCGTATGGGACTCAGGAACTGCGTGAGATTCTTTTGCATCGTGTCGGCGCTATAGAACCGAAACTCTTTGCGGATCAGGCGGTCAATCAGCTCTGCACGCAAACGGCGTCGCACTACGGTGATGTGCGGCGACTCTTGCAGTCTGCATCTGCTGCCATTTGTGGTGTCTTAATGCGGATGCAGGATGACGCTTTCGATGTCTCTTCTGCTGATGGCATTATCACGCTGCGCGAGATCCATGGTATTGTGCGGCATATTTTCCACGACAGATTTGTCGAGTTTATCACGACCATGCGAATGCCTGTCCTGTTCATCACTGTGGCTGTCCTCGGCAAAGAGACAGAGGAGCTCATcaggaagagggaggtggaCTGTCGCCTACCGCTGGAGCGTCTCTTGGCAATCACGCAGCAGGCCCAGCGGAAATGTATGAATGTCTTGCGGCCGATTAACCGGGTCGCTTTCGTGGAGGAAATCGAGCTGCTTCGCCAAGTCTCGCTGATAGAGGTATGCATCGGCGATGATCGCATTCCCATACGCTGTGCTGATGAGCTGCTTGACGCCAAGGAGGaggttttcgtttttcttcttcaGCCATATCAAATGGTAGTGGACTCCTGTCGCCTGCACGACGCATTTGGCGCCACGTacggggcggcgctgcacttGTGACGGCCGGTGCGCAACTACATTGACGCTGCTTGGTGTGGCTCGCTGCTGCTAGTTTGTTTTTTCGTTGTATTGTTGGTCGATGTTAGAGTCTATTGATATGCACCTTTATACGAAAATCAGTGATCCCCGAGGAACTGGTGAACGACTATCAAGTGCTTATTTTGTGCGTTGCTCTTAGTAGGGCTACGCCTCGCAGTTtgcggagaagaagcgcgaACATATGCGTCGGTCTTTGTATTTCCGGGTTGCGGCGTTGCGCGAGATTTATAGGGCTTCTGTCAACGGGAACGGAGGGGTTACTCCTCGCGCAAAGTGATGAGCTCTATGCCTGTTTGAGCACATCTTTTTCTTTCATCTTGCTAcgttttttttccgcttcttcagcttctttgttttttccTTTTCATCCCCGAAAGGAATCTGTACAGATGCCGCCTCCACCCAAAGGGCCGGTATCCGGcttcgcagcggcggcaaaggTCCTTTTTGACTCTGCCCAGCGTGTTGGCGCAGTTCAGCCATTGGAGCACAGCACCAACGAgtacgcgcagcagctcaagAAGATCCAGTCTCATagcaagaagagaggaggctCTTTGGGTGGGGTTTCGTATAAGGTGGCGGAGTTTTTGGCGGCACAGCGACCACCCACTCCTCCGAAAGCTCCCTCTGGACTACTGAAGGAGCGGACGATCGCGAAGAAGGTGCCCCTCATTGAGATTCCTTCTATCCCAGCAAAGACGACTCCAGAGAAACATCCGGTCACGAAAAGAGAGACCCGCCCGCCGCTTGAGCTGCCTCCGAGCTTGAGATCGTTTGTTGCCACCAAGACGGAGCAGAGCACGGTgtcggcgccagcaccaTCACCAACTCCTGTCGAGGAGGTGTTTATCACTGAAGACAAGCCCGTTTTCGAGGTTCGCCAGCAAGTGGCGCCACAGCCCGCACTGGAGGCTGTCGTCCAGACACCTGTTGTGTCTGCAGTACCTCAGGATGCTTTGTCACCTGCCCGCAAGGTAAAGCCGGTGATTAATATTCCCATAGCCGCGGCGGGCGCCGCCGTTTTAGAAACGGCGCGGGATGTAGCGGCTGGGGATTCTGCGCCGGAcgtcgcggtggcgacggcgacagcaggGTTCTCGGTGGATGTGTGGGAACAGCAGCGGGAGCGGGAGCTTGAGCGGCTGCAGAAAAtgcaggaggaagaggagcagaggCGCCTCACGCTGGCGCGAGAGCAGGAGCATCAAACGCTCGGCAAGGAGTGGGTGATGCGCCACACTTACAAAGTGTCCTTTGAGGCAGAACTCACTGTGGGCGGCAAGCTCTTGCGCGAGTTGTTTGCCGCAGattccgctgccgctgctcttgcGACGTTTCGGAAAATGATCGATGCCGGCGCCCGGgcgtcagcgctgctgccggccgGCCTTGCGTCTGTTGCCTACAGCATTCGTTCCGCGCACCCCGCCGAGCGGCTCGACCTCAGGCGCGGTCTTCTCGACACTGTAGAGAAGGCGAAGCTTCCTGAACATGTGATGCGAAAGGCACACTTACTGGTCTCTGGCGGCACAGAGTTCTTGACGGCGTTCGGCGCTTTgacggaagaggagaagcagcgcctTGACAGCCGAATCATTCTGAAAGCACTCCAGATCCTCGTGTGGAATGAGCGGTGGGAAGAGGCGCTCAAGCTCGCCAAGGAAAGTCGCTCCAACTTCCGTAGCGGGAGCGAGGTGGTGGACCTGACCTTGCTGAGGGCAAGTCAGCTGTTAGAGGAGGGACCCCGGAAAGAGGTTGTTGCCTACGCATCTCGGAGCCTCACGGAGAGCGGGCGCATGGGGGCGCGCGCGAAGCTTCTCATCGCTAGCGCCGAAAGGGGCACGTATCGCCGTACGCTGCTGAGGCAgctgacggcgtcgtcggaTGTCGACGAGAGCGTCTACGCAGAGCTTATTCTGCGCTCGGACAAGAACCAGACAGAGGGGCTTTTGGCCGAGATGGCCACCAGGGGACTGAACAACGAAGATCCTGTGGTGCTTGGCGCTGTCGCGATGAAGACGCTCAACAGCGATGTACCGGCAGACGTCTTCAAGGAGATCCATCGACAAGTTGCTATGATTGGTCTCCTACCAATTCACATTCGCGTTGCTACGatggcagccgcgctgcatccaacggaggaggtgctgcgggaGGCGGGTGAAGTAGTGCAGATGGCCGCTCCAGGGGCTCGCGGCCCGGGCCTGCGCAAGCTGTTGCCGATTCTATACCGGCAGAACATGGTAAAGGAGATTATTCAGTTGGCGGACTCGACAAACGAGTCGGTGCCCGTGGCGAAGCTGATGCCGCGTGCCGTGGCTTTTGTGAATGAAGCACTTCTGAAGGTAGGGCGTGAGCCGCTGAGCGATGTGCGTGTCAGCGACATTGGCTTCTCGCGCGTGAgcgaaggcgcagctgccagcCCGTCCAGTAAGTTATATGAGGAGACGGCAAGCGTGATTGCCGACATTTCTGGCCTGACGGAGAAGATGCTCCTCTATGCAAAAGAACGGCAGTGGCCCAAAGCACTAGGTGTTGTGAAGGGACTGCCAACAGTCATCAAGGCTGAGCCGTCAGCGGTGACTCTGCTTTACAATTGTGCCTtgggcgctgcggtggaaTACCCAGAGACGGTCAAAGATATCTACGCACTGATGGCTAATCGTAGGGTGAAAGTGAACGCGACAACGGTCAACACGGTGCTAAGTAGCCTAAGCAAGGCATCGTTGTGGCAGGAGGCCATCGATTTCTTCGACACCACATCTCTCGAACAGCGAGACAACAATACTTATCTCGTGCGCTTTGCGCTGCTAGGAAAGCAGAATCTGTGGAAGCAGGCGATTGAAGCCTACGACGAGACGCGTGCGGCCATCCCGAAACTGCCTGCTGCCATGTTTTCTCTCATCATCAGTACGACAAGCGGGCACGACTGGCACGCCACTTTACGCATTTTTCAGGACATGCTGAGGTCGTACGGCTCTGGTGTGAAGGACAGCGTCGTTACACAGGTGATTCGCTGCCTGGAGAAGAACGGCAAGACAGCTGAGATTGCAAAGCTGGAAAAGGAGTTGGCAAAGCGGAAGAAGAAGAAGTAAGTCTCTTCGCTGTGATGGAGGTTCGGCTGCGTTTCGACGCGCTCAGGGGTCACGAAGCTCGTCACATGTGCTCCAGTGgtttggtgtgtgtgcatgaTTGCCAAATCGTCGTTTTCTCACATTTCAGCGAGGTTTTTTATTTCCGCTTTGTTGATGCGTGCGTCATCCTCGCTGTTTTCCTTCGACATATGTTGGGAGCTTCCTGTCCTCTCTTACGATACGATAGGATAAAAACGAACTGGTTATTGGTGACGCGGCGATGATATACTGTTCTATGTGGTGTGAGCACACCAGGCAGCTGAATATTTTTCTGaggtggtgcgcagctgATTCTTCTGAAGGCGAAGAAGTGGCGTGAAGGGTAGCTGAAGTGATGGAGGTTGCGCTTGCTCTCGCTGCTTCACCCACTATCACACAACGTTGCGCGTGCTGTGCGTATACCTGAGTGTGTGTTCATGGGGTGAATTGTTGCTCATTACTGCATCTCCCCCTCGGCACATTGTTGGTTGCCATTCAATGCTGTTTTGTTTCCTTTCGTCACCACCTTCACCTTTTCTTCTCACCTATCCCGTTCTccttttccgttttttttttgtattgTTCGACCGTTCTCACATGGGTGCGTAATtggtttgcgtgtgtgtgggtgtgccgGCTCAGAGTGGAATGAATTACTTGAGAAAGTGAGGAGGTGCCTTCAAAGTTACTTAGAGTATCAGCAGCGTCCCTAGACTTGAAAATGCCGGTTGCCAAGAAGGGTTCCAAGAGAGGCGCCCGGAAGAAGATTCTTAGCGGTGTCGAGCTCGAGCGGATGCGTGCGGAGGAGTCGGAAAGACGGTGCCGGCAGCTGATGTTGTTGCAAAGTCGCCTGCGCGAGGTTGTCgcggaagagagggagatgtCCAATGCCGTCTCTGGCGCCATTGATGCCCGGTGGATGCGCTTTCTGCGTGAATGCAAACAGCGGGAGCTTGTGGCCGAAATCGAAGTACTGCGGCGAACGTTTGAGGCGACGCTCGACAGAAAGGAGGGCTTTTCCACGACGCTTCTAGAGGAGCTGAGtgtggcggaggagcagtGCAGACACGCTTTTCGTTCTCACATGGACGTTGTCAGCTCTCTGCTTCAGCTGCACGCGGAGCGCACGAAGGACCTGGAGGCAGATCTCGATGCCAACGTCGCGGAGATGC is a genomic window containing:
- a CDS encoding putative cell division cycle 6 (CDC6), with protein sequence MKRSRRATQQEDVMRALKEGVQALSVSSTLSRKDLVCRGDHARAIQEFLEDEKHHTMQIFGMPGTGKTATVNFALAQVASRRGAQPTAVFLNGFVVQKSSDIYYTLHHHLTKARLGAVEPCPLAQCAPRIEKRFRHGWVGKPPALCVIVVDEVDKILEKHSKALFKVVDWLTLPYANCKLITISNSMELQLDAKTKSRLGVVNQLVFSSYGTQELREILLHRVGAIEPKLFADQAVNQLCTQTASHYGDVRRLLQSASAAICGVLMRMQDDAFDVSSADGIITLREIHGIVRHIFHDRFVEFITTMRMPVLFITVAVLGKETEELIRKREVDCRLPLERLLAITQQAQRKCMNVLRPINRVAFVEEIELLRQVSLIEVCIGDDRIPIRCADELLDAKEEVFVFLLQPYQMVVDSCRLHDAFGATYGAALHL